Proteins from a genomic interval of Pseudoruegeria sp. SHC-113:
- a CDS encoding multidrug effflux MFS transporter gives MFTPATTPPRLATLIGLTALAILTLNLFLPTLPQIAADLQADYALVNLSVAGYLALTALLQLIAGPLSDRFGRRPVMLIALAGFCVASVGAALAESITAFLAWRVAQGSIIAGVALSRAIVRDMFDPQEATSKLGYISMIMAIAPMLGPILGGVVGEFYGWRGNFWIFAGFGAVMLWATWADLGETNAYKGRPMREQFQSYPELLRSRRFWGYALCLGFSVGAFYAFLGGAPLVATVVFDLSPAMQGVVIGFTTVGFFFGSFAAGRLGKRIPLTTMMLAGRLLSFGGMALGLAVMLAGFVTVPVLLASVVFVGLGNGLTLPSASAGVLSVRPELAGSASGLSGALMVGGGAVMTWATGHAVAAHPSAPLLLMMMLASILISLAAALWVIAVDRQIAAQSEA, from the coding sequence ATGTTCACCCCCGCCACCACGCCCCCCCGTCTGGCCACACTGATCGGCCTCACGGCGCTGGCGATCCTGACGCTGAACCTCTTCCTGCCCACCCTGCCCCAGATCGCGGCGGACCTGCAGGCCGACTACGCGCTGGTGAACCTCTCGGTGGCGGGCTACCTCGCCCTCACGGCCCTGCTGCAACTCATCGCCGGCCCGCTGTCGGACCGCTTCGGCCGCCGCCCGGTGATGCTGATCGCGCTTGCGGGCTTCTGCGTGGCCTCCGTCGGCGCGGCACTGGCGGAAAGCATCACCGCCTTTCTGGCCTGGCGCGTAGCCCAAGGCAGCATCATTGCCGGCGTGGCCCTCTCCCGCGCCATCGTGCGCGACATGTTCGACCCGCAGGAAGCCACAAGCAAGCTGGGCTATATCTCCATGATCATGGCCATCGCGCCGATGCTCGGCCCAATCCTTGGCGGCGTGGTGGGCGAGTTCTACGGCTGGCGCGGCAACTTCTGGATCTTCGCGGGCTTCGGCGCGGTGATGCTCTGGGCCACTTGGGCGGATCTGGGCGAAACCAACGCCTACAAAGGCCGCCCGATGCGCGAACAGTTCCAGAGCTACCCCGAGCTTCTGCGCTCCCGCCGCTTTTGGGGCTACGCGCTCTGCCTCGGCTTCTCGGTTGGGGCCTTTTACGCCTTCCTCGGCGGCGCGCCGCTGGTGGCCACGGTGGTGTTTGACCTTTCCCCCGCCATGCAGGGCGTGGTGATCGGCTTCACCACGGTGGGCTTCTTCTTCGGCTCCTTCGCCGCTGGGCGGCTGGGCAAACGCATCCCCCTCACCACGATGATGCTCGCAGGCCGCCTGCTCTCCTTCGGTGGCATGGCCCTTGGCCTTGCGGTGATGCTCGCCGGGTTCGTGACGGTACCGGTGCTTCTGGCAAGCGTCGTCTTCGTCGGGCTCGGCAACGGGCTCACCCTGCCCTCGGCCAGCGCCGGTGTGCTCTCTGTGCGGCCCGAACTGGCGGGCAGTGCCTCGGGGCTGTCGGGCGCGCTGATGGTGGGCGGCGGCGCGGTGATGACGTGGGCCACGGGCCACGCCGTGGCCGCGCACCCAAGTGCGCCGCTCCTTCTGATGATGATGCTCGCCTCGATCCTGATCTCGCTCGCCGCCGCGCTCTGGGTCATCGCAGTGGATCGGCAAATCGCGGCACAAAGCGAGGCCTGA